The following are from one region of the Estrella lausannensis genome:
- a CDS encoding MotA/TolQ/ExbB proton channel family protein, translating to MENIVIISSFLSQMTASWNLILIIIAALSVASVAVFIERLLYLHKAERDTNLLIIRIRDALSAGSIVEAVQICEETGGAIANIVKAALAKHQKSKEQIETAIEIAGMVEVASLEKNAKILSVVAHIAPMVGLLGTVLGFIQAFSEMRMSGMVDISATKLGEAMEFALITTAAGLAGGGGL from the coding sequence ACCTTATTTTGATCATTATCGCCGCCCTGTCGGTCGCGAGCGTGGCTGTCTTTATCGAAAGGCTGCTCTACCTGCACAAGGCCGAACGGGACACCAATCTGTTGATCATCAGGATAAGGGATGCTTTGTCTGCCGGCAGCATCGTCGAGGCCGTACAGATCTGCGAAGAGACTGGGGGCGCTATCGCCAATATTGTCAAAGCGGCGCTTGCAAAGCATCAAAAATCCAAAGAGCAGATTGAGACAGCCATCGAGATTGCGGGGATGGTTGAAGTAGCCTCCCTGGAAAAAAATGCAAAAATCCTTTCGGTGGTCGCCCATATAGCACCCATGGTTGGACTGTTGGGGACGGTTCTCGGATTTATACAGGCTTTTTCGGAAATGAGGATGAGCGGAATGGTGGATATTTCCGCCACAAAGCTGGGTGAAGCGATGGAGTTTGCCCTGATCACAACAGCCGCAGGGCTGGCGGGGGGGGGTGGCCTATAA
- the hemE gene encoding uroporphyrinogen decarboxylase, with protein MPFAIAHKNTHFLSALRLENRSGKIPLWLMRQAGRYLPEYRAIRSRHSFMEMVQTPKIACEITTQPIETPPQPIRRFQFDAAILFSDILVLPDALGLGLTFEEKLGPVFKYPLKTPLDLHRIEQDTLPPCLDYIPETIELIKNKLDVPLIGFAGAPFTVASYMIEGGTSKNLLKTKKWVVNNPQAFKKLMEILSDLTIQYLQMQINAGVNAVQLFDTWAGALSSSQMKELSLPYIEKIIRAIEPSVPVIFFSKACSSFAELIKGVNPQGISFDINADLRRMREDMPHLAIQGNFDPDILLGSQEAIRKEARRIVDSMQGDPGFIFNLGHGIHPETPIAAVQTLIEEVRR; from the coding sequence ATGCCCTTTGCAATCGCTCATAAAAATACCCATTTTCTCTCCGCCCTGCGCTTAGAAAACAGGTCGGGAAAGATCCCGCTATGGCTGATGCGCCAGGCCGGACGCTACCTCCCTGAATATAGGGCGATACGTTCGCGTCACTCTTTTATGGAGATGGTGCAGACTCCCAAAATAGCCTGTGAAATCACAACACAGCCTATAGAAACCCCCCCCCAGCCTATAAGGCGGTTCCAGTTTGACGCTGCCATTCTTTTTTCTGACATTTTAGTGCTTCCGGATGCTTTGGGCCTGGGACTCACATTTGAAGAAAAACTGGGACCTGTTTTCAAATACCCCCTGAAAACACCTCTTGATCTGCATCGCATCGAGCAGGACACCCTTCCCCCATGCTTAGATTACATCCCCGAGACGATTGAGCTGATCAAAAATAAGCTGGACGTTCCCCTGATCGGGTTTGCCGGAGCTCCATTCACCGTTGCCAGTTACATGATCGAGGGGGGCACTTCTAAAAACCTTTTAAAGACTAAAAAATGGGTCGTCAACAATCCTCAGGCCTTTAAAAAGCTGATGGAGATTTTAAGCGACCTGACAATCCAGTACCTTCAGATGCAAATCAATGCCGGTGTCAACGCGGTTCAATTGTTCGACACCTGGGCTGGTGCCCTTTCCTCAAGCCAGATGAAAGAGCTATCGCTTCCCTATATTGAAAAAATCATCCGCGCCATCGAGCCCTCAGTACCGGTCATTTTCTTCTCCAAAGCCTGTTCTTCTTTCGCAGAGCTTATCAAAGGAGTCAATCCGCAAGGGATCAGCTTCGACATCAACGCTGACTTAAGGCGGATGCGAGAGGACATGCCGCATCTGGCCATCCAGGGCAATTTCGATCCCGATATCCTCCTTGGATCGCAAGAGGCAATCAGGAAGGAAGCGAGAAGGATAGTTGACAGCATGCAGGGCGATCCGGGCTTCATTTTCAACTTAGGCCATGGCATACACCCTGAAACTCCGATAGCTGCAGTTCAAACGCTTATCGAAGAGGTCAGGAGATAG
- a CDS encoding ATP-dependent Clp protease ATP-binding subunit, protein MFDKFTNRAKQVIKLAKKEAQRLNHNYLGTEHLLLGLLKLGQGVAVNVLRNLNIDFETVRSEVEKLVGFGPEIQVYGDPALTGKVKKVFEYANEEAANLNHNYVGTEHLLLGLLRQTDGVAAQVLENLNVNLKEVRKEVLKELETFNLQLPPIGSSTVMGEQQTTRGGQNPNKPFEKASGGNAQDKMPALRAYGYDLTEMCREGKMDPVIGRKEEVERLILILCRRRKNNPVLVGEAGVGKTAIVEGLAQAIVKGEVPDNLLKKKLITLDLALMIAGTKYRGQFEERIKAVMDEIKKNGNILLFIDELHTIVGAGAAEGAIDASNILKPALSRGEIQCIGATTVDEYRKHIEKDAALERRFQKIMVQPPSVEETIEILRGLKGKYEEHHNCIYTEDAIRSSAVLSDRYVHGRFLPDKAIDLLDEAGAKMRISMMNQPQDISKFEMDIEEVRIAKETAISKQEYEKAAKLRDKEKTLRENLQKIRSDWEIDKQSHEVIVDEEDVAAVIAKQTGIPLSRLTEGETQKVLKMEEVLREGIIGQDDAVKTVCRAIRRSRADIKDPNRPIGAFLFLGPTGVGKTLLARLLAINLFGGEDALIQVDMSEYMEKFAVSRMTGSPPGYVGHEEGGQLTEQVRARPYAVVLFDEIEKAHPDVMDILLQILEEGRLTDSFGRKIDFKNTVIIMTSNLGADLIKKSSEVGFGAKEDTLDYNTIKDKIETAVKKHFKPEFLNRLNDFIIFHPLSREHLLHVIDIEVQKLQKRLEARQIFIELDDSAKGFLVEKGFQPEMGARPLRRTIEQYLEDPLAEKLLAEPDKGRRCLITAQDDSLVFKDLELVDIKKDKSKKRVRRQNGEKTLSKDDLHTHAKE, encoded by the coding sequence ATGTTTGATAAATTTACTAACCGAGCAAAGCAGGTCATCAAACTCGCCAAAAAAGAAGCTCAGAGACTAAATCACAATTATCTAGGCACAGAACACCTCCTTTTGGGGCTGCTCAAACTGGGTCAGGGTGTCGCCGTCAACGTTCTAAGGAACCTCAATATCGATTTTGAGACTGTCCGCAGTGAAGTGGAAAAATTGGTCGGCTTCGGTCCCGAGATTCAGGTCTATGGCGACCCGGCGCTTACAGGCAAGGTAAAAAAGGTATTCGAATACGCCAACGAAGAGGCGGCCAACTTAAATCATAACTACGTCGGCACGGAGCATCTGCTTCTTGGCCTTTTAAGACAGACGGACGGTGTTGCGGCACAAGTGCTCGAAAACTTGAACGTCAACCTCAAGGAAGTCCGCAAAGAAGTCCTTAAGGAGCTGGAGACATTTAACTTGCAGCTGCCCCCGATCGGCAGCTCGACAGTGATGGGAGAGCAGCAGACAACAAGAGGCGGACAAAACCCCAACAAGCCATTTGAAAAGGCGAGCGGAGGCAATGCCCAGGACAAGATGCCGGCCCTGAGAGCCTATGGCTACGATTTAACCGAAATGTGCCGCGAAGGGAAGATGGATCCGGTCATCGGCAGGAAAGAAGAGGTCGAAAGACTGATCCTCATTTTGTGCAGAAGACGGAAAAACAACCCGGTGCTCGTCGGCGAGGCAGGTGTTGGCAAGACCGCTATCGTCGAAGGGCTTGCGCAAGCGATTGTCAAGGGGGAAGTGCCGGACAATCTGCTCAAGAAAAAACTGATCACCCTAGACCTCGCCCTCATGATCGCGGGTACCAAATACCGCGGGCAATTCGAAGAGCGCATCAAAGCGGTCATGGACGAAATTAAAAAGAATGGAAACATCCTTCTTTTCATCGACGAGCTGCACACGATCGTCGGCGCCGGAGCGGCAGAAGGGGCCATCGACGCCTCCAACATTTTAAAACCGGCGCTCTCCAGAGGTGAGATTCAGTGCATCGGCGCAACAACCGTCGATGAGTACCGCAAACATATCGAGAAGGACGCTGCGCTTGAGAGGCGCTTCCAGAAGATCATGGTTCAGCCGCCCTCTGTCGAAGAGACGATCGAGATCTTGCGCGGACTGAAAGGAAAGTACGAAGAGCACCACAACTGTATCTATACCGAAGATGCGATCCGCTCGTCGGCCGTCCTATCGGATCGGTATGTCCACGGCAGATTCCTGCCTGACAAAGCGATCGACCTGCTAGATGAAGCCGGCGCCAAGATGCGCATTTCCATGATGAACCAACCGCAAGATATCAGCAAATTTGAGATGGATATCGAAGAGGTCAGGATCGCCAAAGAGACGGCAATCAGCAAACAGGAGTATGAAAAGGCCGCCAAGCTGCGCGACAAAGAGAAGACGCTCCGCGAAAACCTGCAAAAAATCCGTTCCGACTGGGAGATCGATAAACAGTCCCACGAAGTGATCGTCGATGAAGAGGATGTGGCAGCTGTGATCGCCAAGCAGACCGGCATTCCGCTGAGCCGTCTGACAGAAGGCGAGACACAAAAAGTGCTGAAGATGGAAGAGGTGCTGAGAGAAGGCATCATCGGCCAGGATGACGCTGTCAAAACCGTTTGCCGCGCTATCCGCAGAAGCCGTGCTGACATCAAAGACCCCAACCGCCCTATCGGTGCCTTCCTATTTCTCGGCCCTACAGGCGTCGGTAAAACGCTTCTGGCAAGACTGCTTGCCATCAACCTATTCGGCGGCGAGGACGCCCTGATCCAGGTGGACATGTCAGAGTACATGGAGAAGTTTGCCGTCAGCAGGATGACCGGATCGCCTCCGGGATATGTCGGCCATGAAGAGGGCGGCCAGCTGACAGAACAAGTCAGAGCGCGTCCCTATGCTGTCGTCCTCTTTGACGAGATCGAAAAAGCTCACCCCGATGTGATGGACATCCTCCTACAGATCCTGGAAGAGGGGCGTCTGACCGACTCGTTTGGACGCAAGATCGACTTCAAAAATACCGTCATCATCATGACATCCAACTTGGGTGCCGACCTGATCAAGAAAAGCTCCGAAGTGGGCTTTGGCGCGAAAGAGGACACTCTCGATTATAACACCATCAAAGACAAGATCGAGACGGCAGTTAAAAAGCATTTCAAGCCGGAGTTTTTGAACCGTCTGAACGACTTCATCATCTTCCATCCTTTAAGCCGCGAGCACCTGCTCCATGTCATCGACATCGAAGTGCAAAAGCTGCAGAAGAGGCTGGAGGCCAGACAGATTTTCATCGAGCTGGACGACAGCGCCAAAGGGTTCTTGGTCGAAAAAGGCTTCCAACCCGAGATGGGAGCGAGACCTCTGCGCCGTACAATCGAGCAGTATCTGGAAGACCCGCTTGCCGAAAAGCTTCTTGCCGAACCCGACAAAGGCAGAAGATGCCTCATCACGGCGCAAGACGACTCGCTTGTCTTCAAGGATTTGGAACTGGTCGATATCAAAAAAGATAAGTCAAAGAAACGAGTGCGCCGCCAAAATGGCGAGAAGACTCTTTCGAAGGACGACCTTCATACCCACGCAAAAGAGTAA
- a CDS encoding ExbD/TolR family protein: protein MRFKTKLKPSFTLIDMTPLVDVVFLMLIFFIISSEILPLKSLYIEHPQIEREDDAVTTRLILVMDAQHVLYLGSKKNIVDIPSLDAALKKEHEALTRQNPETPPTLVLSIDKRVDYDSFLKILSIAKESFSSIRLVYDTSLSDS from the coding sequence ATGCGCTTCAAGACCAAGCTGAAACCTTCGTTTACGCTGATCGACATGACGCCCCTTGTCGATGTTGTCTTTCTGATGCTCATCTTCTTTATTATCTCCTCGGAAATTCTACCGCTAAAGTCCCTCTATATAGAACACCCCCAGATCGAAAGGGAGGATGATGCCGTGACAACAAGGCTGATCCTCGTCATGGACGCCCAGCATGTACTATATCTTGGCTCGAAGAAGAACATTGTCGATATCCCCTCGCTCGACGCTGCCCTGAAAAAAGAGCATGAGGCGCTCACGAGACAAAATCCGGAAACACCGCCTACTTTAGTGCTTTCCATCGACAAACGGGTAGACTATGACTCCTTTCTAAAGATCCTCTCCATAGCCAAGGAGAGCTTCTCTTCGATCAGGCTCGTCTATGACACTTCCCTGTCCGATTCTTAA
- the hemG gene encoding protoporphyrinogen oxidase, protein MLDVAVIGGGISGLAAAYALKTEGGGKVKQALFEKENRVGGWIKTLRREGFLFDLGPHTIRTRGTGLEALRLALSLNLQNEILFPAKASHARYILQNGELEKAPSGFLSLIFSPLSRKLLPALLREPFVARGNNENETVADFFARRFSKDLADTFIDPLMKGIFAGDSRQLSLRACFPDLSVAETTHRSLILWMLFGDRTPPPVDMQVYKRQGPLFSFRQGMATLTDALEKDLQDTLFKGEEVVKLTFDKTWTITLLSGKQFKARSIITALPLPPLKKLLGPLLPEAACGFEIPYASLAVVPIGFKSKLHQVPEGFGYLVPSQEKSPLLGAIFDSSIFPSQGEGSFKTRMTAMLGGALHPGFLQQTDEEIKETALKEISRHLKIKPLQPDFIEVHRIASAIPQYGIAHCREMARFQQELKTKLPTLQWIGSSVGGVSVGDCIHTANRAAAETLRACLLICEKSKSLR, encoded by the coding sequence ATGCTTGACGTCGCAGTCATCGGGGGAGGCATCAGCGGACTCGCGGCAGCTTATGCTTTAAAGACCGAAGGCGGCGGAAAAGTCAAGCAAGCCCTTTTTGAAAAGGAAAACAGAGTCGGAGGATGGATCAAAACTCTTCGGAGAGAAGGATTTCTCTTTGATCTCGGCCCTCACACGATCCGGACAAGGGGCACGGGGCTTGAGGCACTGAGGCTCGCTCTCTCGTTAAATCTTCAAAATGAGATTCTGTTCCCGGCCAAAGCAAGTCATGCACGCTATATCCTCCAGAATGGAGAGCTTGAAAAGGCCCCTTCAGGCTTTCTATCCCTAATTTTCTCTCCTTTGTCACGAAAACTCCTGCCAGCCCTTTTAAGAGAACCCTTTGTTGCCAGAGGTAACAATGAAAATGAAACGGTCGCCGATTTTTTTGCGCGGCGTTTCTCAAAAGATCTGGCGGACACTTTTATCGACCCCCTGATGAAGGGGATATTTGCAGGCGACAGCCGCCAGTTATCCTTAAGAGCCTGTTTTCCCGATTTATCGGTGGCAGAAACGACCCATCGCTCACTCATCCTGTGGATGCTTTTCGGAGACAGGACGCCACCGCCTGTCGATATGCAAGTTTACAAGCGGCAAGGACCGCTGTTTTCCTTCAGGCAAGGAATGGCCACGTTAACTGACGCTTTAGAAAAGGATCTGCAAGACACTCTCTTCAAAGGAGAGGAGGTTGTTAAACTCACTTTCGACAAAACCTGGACCATCACCCTTTTGTCAGGGAAACAGTTCAAAGCGCGCTCGATCATTACCGCCCTCCCCCTCCCCCCACTCAAAAAACTCCTGGGCCCCCTTTTGCCGGAAGCAGCTTGCGGCTTCGAGATCCCCTACGCCTCTCTTGCCGTCGTTCCGATTGGCTTCAAATCTAAATTACATCAAGTCCCCGAAGGCTTCGGATACCTTGTCCCGTCTCAGGAAAAAAGCCCGCTCTTGGGAGCGATTTTCGATTCCTCAATTTTTCCAAGCCAAGGGGAAGGCTCATTCAAAACACGCATGACGGCGATGCTGGGTGGAGCTTTACACCCTGGCTTCCTTCAGCAAACCGACGAGGAAATTAAGGAAACTGCCCTGAAAGAGATTAGCCGGCATTTAAAAATAAAGCCCTTGCAGCCCGATTTTATCGAAGTGCATCGGATTGCATCGGCCATCCCTCAATATGGCATCGCCCACTGCCGGGAGATGGCGCGCTTTCAACAAGAGCTTAAAACCAAGCTCCCTACGCTGCAGTGGATAGGATCTTCAGTAGGAGGAGTTTCAGTCGGAGACTGCATTCACACCGCCAATCGGGCCGCGGCAGAAACGCTAAGAGCCTGTCTTTTAATTTGCGAAAAAAGCAAGAGCTTGCGATAA
- the tkt gene encoding transketolase yields the protein MNMPNDIPALDSETKANLAKIAAAVRVLSIDAVQKANSGHPGLPLGCAEIGAYLYGIAMRHNPKHSSWINRDRFILSAGHGSMWLYSLLHLSGFKVTLEDIKNFRQLHSITPGHPESHETDGVETTTGPLGQGIGNASGQALGLKLLAAKFNTEKQSLFDSKVYCLVGDGDIMEGVSSEVSSLSGHLCLNNLIVIYDANKVSLDGPLSDSCSENTKERYKAYGFEVFEMDGHDFDDIHRTMTLARKDQKQPRLIIARTIIGKGSPNRAGTSKVHGSPLGPDELKLTKEALGLPLEPFYVSQSVYDYFAKKLKEQEALEEAWNKKFAAWKQENPALFDEFVKMQEKSLPTDIEERLYKIEIKNPIAGRNASNAVIQELCKTMPFIYGGSADLSCSDMTWIKEADAVKPGSFKGRNIKFGVREFGMATMATGMAETGMIIPYIGTFLTFSDYMRNAIRLASLMKVQVVYQFTHDSIFLGEDGPTHQSIEHYAALRAIPNLHFIRPGDSNEVKMAWLAALTYKGPTALSLSRQNLPELKETKVPYSQGMGRGAYIVMKETRKPDYMLVATGSELSLALDIAKELEKLGKSVRVISMPCFEIFEEQDASYKESVFGGDLGKRVSIEAGVEFGWHKYIGREGIAISMDTFGLSAPAPELAEEFGFTVPSILERIL from the coding sequence ATGAATATGCCAAATGACATCCCTGCTCTTGATAGCGAAACGAAAGCCAATTTAGCAAAAATCGCTGCGGCCGTACGTGTTCTCTCCATCGACGCTGTCCAAAAAGCGAACTCCGGCCACCCCGGACTGCCTCTTGGCTGCGCTGAGATTGGGGCTTACCTCTATGGCATCGCAATGCGCCATAACCCAAAACACTCCTCCTGGATCAACCGTGACCGATTCATCCTCTCTGCCGGACACGGCTCCATGTGGCTCTACTCCCTTCTGCACCTGTCGGGATTCAAAGTGACGCTGGAAGACATCAAGAACTTCAGACAGCTCCACTCCATTACTCCCGGGCACCCCGAATCGCATGAAACAGACGGAGTGGAAACAACGACAGGCCCGCTCGGCCAAGGAATCGGCAACGCCTCAGGGCAAGCTCTTGGCCTTAAGCTACTGGCCGCCAAGTTCAATACCGAAAAGCAATCCCTATTCGACAGTAAAGTCTACTGCCTCGTCGGCGATGGCGATATCATGGAGGGTGTCTCTTCCGAAGTTTCTTCTCTCTCAGGACACCTCTGCTTAAACAACCTGATCGTTATCTATGATGCCAACAAAGTCTCCCTGGACGGTCCTTTAAGCGACTCCTGTTCCGAAAACACCAAAGAGCGCTACAAGGCCTATGGCTTTGAAGTATTCGAGATGGATGGCCACGATTTCGACGACATCCACAGAACGATGACCCTGGCAAGAAAAGACCAAAAGCAACCCAGACTGATCATCGCCCGCACCATCATCGGGAAAGGCTCTCCCAACAGGGCAGGAACAAGTAAAGTACACGGATCACCTCTTGGACCTGATGAGCTTAAACTGACAAAAGAAGCTCTGGGATTGCCCTTGGAACCTTTCTATGTTTCGCAATCGGTATATGATTACTTCGCAAAAAAACTGAAAGAGCAAGAAGCCTTGGAAGAGGCGTGGAATAAAAAATTCGCCGCCTGGAAACAGGAAAACCCCGCTCTCTTCGACGAATTTGTGAAAATGCAGGAAAAGTCTCTCCCTACAGACATCGAAGAGAGACTCTATAAGATTGAAATCAAGAACCCCATCGCAGGCAGAAACGCTTCCAACGCCGTCATCCAGGAACTTTGCAAGACCATGCCCTTTATCTACGGCGGATCGGCAGACCTTTCCTGCTCCGACATGACCTGGATCAAAGAGGCCGACGCGGTAAAGCCGGGAAGTTTCAAGGGAAGAAACATCAAATTCGGCGTCCGTGAATTCGGAATGGCGACGATGGCGACAGGAATGGCCGAAACAGGAATGATAATCCCTTACATCGGCACCTTCTTAACCTTCTCCGACTACATGCGCAACGCAATCCGCCTTGCATCTCTCATGAAAGTTCAGGTCGTATACCAATTTACGCATGACTCCATTTTCTTAGGAGAAGACGGCCCTACCCACCAGTCGATTGAGCACTACGCCGCCCTGCGGGCAATACCCAACTTGCACTTCATCCGTCCGGGAGACAGCAACGAAGTGAAAATGGCCTGGCTTGCCGCGCTGACTTACAAAGGCCCGACTGCACTCAGCCTGTCGCGTCAGAATCTGCCGGAGCTGAAAGAGACAAAAGTCCCTTACTCCCAGGGAATGGGCAGGGGGGCCTACATCGTCATGAAAGAGACGAGAAAACCTGACTACATGCTTGTAGCGACAGGATCGGAACTTTCACTGGCTCTCGACATTGCTAAAGAATTGGAGAAGCTCGGCAAATCCGTCCGCGTCATCTCAATGCCCTGCTTTGAGATTTTCGAAGAACAGGACGCAAGCTATAAGGAGAGCGTCTTCGGAGGCGACCTTGGGAAACGGGTCAGCATTGAAGCGGGGGTCGAATTTGGCTGGCACAAGTACATCGGCCGCGAAGGTATCGCCATCTCGATGGATACATTCGGCCTGTCCGCACCGGCTCCCGAGCTTGCGGAAGAGTTTGGGTTTACCGTGCCCTCCATTCTGGAACGTATTCTGTAA
- a CDS encoding glycosyltransferase family protein: protein MLERVCFLTNYNQYQSKRHFTKELSKAFEEEGVESTIFDVEDPQFRKMPHFKIHQASPDLTISFNSFVPSADGKYLWEQLKIPHLSILVDPALYYMDMVAAPYSIVSVVDRSDVEGIKSFGKQNVFFLPHGASRELAEEKAEEKEFDVVFIGSCYDYLSLRERWQEELTKGEVSLLEESIEIFLNDNVTPLHAALAVALSNQNISPKEIDFMQIFRYLDIYTRGLDRIRLIRSIKDAKVHVFGGSCEGDIFPYRGWQDYLSDMANVTVHNPVDYEESHRILKRSRISLNSSPFFKTGSHERLFVPPLLGALVVANDTVYTRKEFIDGRDIILYPPKGWSHMNDRINAVLKDPTSLEGMVRLAKEKVLQNHTWNHRARTIKEIIPKLLTTIAS, encoded by the coding sequence ATGCTGGAACGAGTCTGTTTTTTGACCAATTATAATCAGTACCAATCAAAGCGCCATTTCACCAAAGAACTATCCAAAGCATTTGAAGAAGAGGGTGTTGAATCGACGATCTTTGATGTAGAAGATCCCCAGTTCCGCAAAATGCCCCACTTTAAAATCCATCAGGCCTCTCCCGATCTTACCATTTCCTTTAACAGCTTTGTGCCAAGCGCTGACGGCAAGTACCTTTGGGAGCAGCTGAAAATACCTCACCTCAGCATCCTGGTTGACCCGGCTCTTTACTATATGGATATGGTCGCCGCTCCCTATAGCATCGTCTCGGTAGTCGACAGATCCGATGTAGAAGGAATTAAAAGCTTTGGAAAGCAAAACGTCTTTTTTCTCCCCCATGGCGCAAGCCGGGAGCTTGCAGAGGAGAAAGCGGAAGAGAAAGAGTTCGATGTAGTTTTCATCGGCAGCTGCTACGACTATCTATCGCTTAGGGAAAGGTGGCAAGAGGAGCTAACGAAAGGGGAGGTCTCCCTTTTGGAAGAGAGCATCGAAATTTTCTTAAATGACAACGTCACTCCCCTTCATGCCGCCTTGGCAGTCGCTCTGAGCAACCAAAACATCTCGCCAAAAGAGATCGACTTCATGCAGATCTTCCGCTATCTCGATATCTACACGCGAGGGCTGGACCGCATCCGGCTGATCCGTTCTATCAAGGATGCTAAAGTTCACGTCTTTGGAGGCAGCTGCGAAGGGGATATCTTCCCTTACAGAGGATGGCAGGATTACCTCTCCGATATGGCTAACGTGACCGTCCACAATCCCGTCGACTACGAAGAATCCCACAGAATCCTGAAAAGAAGCCGCATTTCATTGAACAGCAGTCCCTTTTTTAAAACCGGATCGCATGAGAGGCTATTCGTCCCCCCTCTACTTGGTGCTTTGGTGGTCGCCAACGACACTGTCTATACGAGAAAGGAGTTTATCGATGGCCGCGACATCATTCTCTATCCCCCCAAAGGATGGAGCCATATGAACGACCGGATCAATGCTGTGCTGAAAGACCCGACAAGCCTTGAGGGCATGGTAAGACTGGCCAAGGAGAAAGTGCTGCAAAATCACACCTGGAACCACCGGGCTAGAACCATCAAAGAGATCATCCCCAAGCTACTGACGACCATCGCTTCTTAA